One region of Paucibacter aquatile genomic DNA includes:
- a CDS encoding glutathione S-transferase family protein, producing MKLYHFPLSGNAHKVRLMLSLLGLPHEAEVPSGGAHKQPEFLAMNPFGQVPVLVDGEVVVRDSQAILVYLAARYGGPAWWPADPARLAAIQAWLSTAANEVAHGPALLRMHRKFGRPIDLEATTQRSQALLKLLDAQLRDQPWLVQGDQPSIADLAVYPYIALAPEGGLDLSPHRHLVAWLSRMQALPGHVDMPGLWRPSPKE from the coding sequence ATGAAGCTGTATCACTTCCCACTGTCCGGCAATGCACACAAGGTGCGCCTCATGCTGTCCCTGTTGGGGCTGCCCCATGAGGCAGAAGTACCCAGCGGCGGCGCGCACAAGCAGCCCGAGTTCCTCGCCATGAACCCCTTCGGCCAAGTGCCGGTGCTGGTGGACGGCGAGGTGGTGGTACGTGACAGCCAGGCCATCCTGGTCTATCTCGCGGCTCGCTACGGCGGCCCGGCCTGGTGGCCGGCGGACCCGGCCCGCTTGGCGGCCATTCAGGCCTGGCTGTCCACGGCCGCCAATGAGGTGGCGCATGGGCCGGCCCTGCTGCGCATGCACCGCAAGTTCGGCCGCCCCATCGATCTGGAGGCCACCACGCAGCGCAGCCAGGCCTTGCTCAAGCTGCTGGATGCGCAGTTGCGCGATCAGCCCTGGCTGGTGCAGGGCGATCAGCCCAGCATCGCCGACCTGGCCGTCTACCCCTATATCGCACTCGCACCCGAGGGCGGCTTAGATCTCTCACCTCACCGCCATCTGGTGGCTTGGCTGTCTCGCATGCAGGCCCTGCCCGGCCATGTGGACATGCCGGGCCTGTGGCGCCCCAGCCCCAAAGAATGA
- a CDS encoding YHS domain-containing (seleno)protein — MSKSYFRVSLISIAAAAALTAGLAPSAAFAYDENSAAVVNIDSKGVGLRGHDPVAYHTVGAPTAGKAEFSAKHKGVTYLFASAANRDAFNANPDKYEPAYGGFCAMGVALEKKLDGDPAAWKLVDGKLHLNVNKDVQKKWLEDVPGNNKKADANWPSIKAKTPKSLA, encoded by the coding sequence ATGTCCAAGAGCTATTTCCGTGTTTCCCTGATTTCCATCGCCGCCGCTGCCGCACTGACGGCCGGCCTCGCCCCGTCTGCGGCCTTCGCCTATGACGAGAACTCTGCCGCTGTCGTGAATATCGACAGCAAGGGTGTTGGCCTGCGTGGCCATGACCCCGTGGCCTATCACACCGTGGGCGCGCCGACGGCGGGCAAGGCTGAGTTCTCCGCCAAACACAAGGGCGTGACCTATCTGTTCGCCAGCGCCGCCAACCGCGATGCCTTCAATGCCAACCCGGACAAGTACGAACCGGCCTACGGCGGCTTCTGCGCCATGGGTGTGGCCCTGGAGAAGAAGCTGGACGGCGACCCGGCAGCCTGGAAGCTGGTGGACGGCAAGCTGCACTTGAACGTCAACAAGGACGTTCAAAAGAAGTGGCTGGAAGACGTCCCGGGCAACAACAAGAAGGCCGATGCGAACTGGCCCTCGATCAAGGCCAAGACCCCCAAGTCCCTGGCTTGA
- a CDS encoding LysR family transcriptional regulator, translated as MDRLHLINVFVAVVDANGFAGAARKLNISPPAVTRAISELEAHLGVRLLTRTTRVVRVTEAGARYVEDCRRILAELAEADESVSGLHAAPRGRLTLTAPVLFGALFVTPIVTEYLQRYPEVTASCWFLDRVVNMVDEGVDIGVRIGELPDSSLQAIRVGRVRRVICAAPSYLKRHGAPQTPDDLTAHTIVSASGVTPTPEWRLVENGAPKLVKLQPRMSTTTNDSAVAAAVAGFGLTRLMSYQVAEHVQAGRLQIVLSEFETAPLPVHLVHREGRHASQKARAFLDLAIERLRASKALD; from the coding sequence GTGGACCGATTGCACCTGATCAATGTCTTCGTCGCGGTGGTCGATGCGAACGGGTTCGCGGGCGCTGCGCGCAAGCTCAACATCTCGCCGCCCGCTGTGACCCGCGCCATCAGCGAGCTGGAAGCTCATTTGGGCGTGCGCCTGCTGACACGGACGACCCGCGTGGTGCGTGTGACCGAGGCGGGGGCTCGTTATGTGGAGGACTGCCGCCGCATCCTGGCGGAGTTGGCCGAGGCGGATGAATCGGTGAGCGGCTTGCACGCCGCGCCACGCGGCCGCCTGACGCTGACCGCACCGGTGCTGTTTGGGGCGCTGTTCGTCACCCCCATCGTGACCGAGTATTTGCAGCGTTACCCGGAGGTGACAGCGTCCTGCTGGTTCCTCGACCGGGTGGTGAATATGGTCGACGAGGGCGTGGACATCGGGGTTCGCATCGGGGAGCTGCCCGACTCTTCTTTGCAAGCGATCCGGGTGGGACGGGTCCGCCGCGTGATCTGTGCGGCGCCCAGCTATCTGAAGCGCCATGGTGCCCCGCAAACCCCGGACGACTTGACAGCACACACCATCGTGTCGGCCAGCGGCGTCACCCCCACGCCAGAGTGGCGCTTGGTGGAAAACGGCGCGCCCAAGCTCGTCAAGCTGCAGCCGCGCATGAGCACCACCACCAATGACTCTGCCGTGGCGGCTGCCGTGGCCGGCTTTGGTCTCACCCGGCTGATGTCTTACCAGGTGGCCGAGCATGTGCAAGCGGGGCGGCTGCAGATTGTGCTGAGCGAGTTTGAAACGGCGCCTCTGCCCGTGCATCTGGTGCACCGCGAGGGCCGCCATGCCTCTCAGAAGGCGCGCGCTTTCCTGGATCTGGCGATCGAGCGTCTGCGCGCCAGCAAGGCGCTGGACTGA
- a CDS encoding DsrE family protein has product MKAAIIILSDPKNGGEDALGRMFNGLAAAYDFKQRGTDVSIYFQGAGTRWPGVISQADHPVHALFKAVETEIAGVSCGCADVFGSREEAVKSGFDLITDNSVPGTSGLPSLGKLVADGFTVFTF; this is encoded by the coding sequence ATGAAAGCAGCCATCATCATCTTGTCCGACCCGAAGAACGGCGGCGAAGACGCGCTCGGTCGCATGTTCAACGGCCTGGCCGCCGCCTATGACTTCAAGCAGCGCGGCACGGACGTGTCCATCTACTTCCAAGGCGCAGGCACCCGCTGGCCCGGTGTGATCAGCCAGGCCGACCATCCCGTGCATGCCCTGTTCAAGGCGGTGGAAACCGAGATCGCTGGCGTGTCCTGCGGTTGTGCCGATGTGTTCGGCTCGCGTGAAGAGGCGGTGAAGAGCGGCTTTGACCTGATCACCGACAACAGCGTGCCCGGCACCTCCGGCCTGCCCAGCCTGGGCAAGCTGGTGGCCGACGGCTTCACCGTCTTCACGTTCTAA
- a CDS encoding pyridoxamine 5'-phosphate oxidase family protein — protein sequence MSRAYSDLAFTPTVRAMQTRMGSRSAYEALDHTEDRRDALTEREAEFIHARDGFYQATVGETGWPYVQFRGGPAGFLQVLDAKTLGYADFRGNVQYISVGNLQGNDRVSIILMDYAHQRRLKILGRVRLVTAAEDPALLARLALPQYEARVERAMLITVEAYDWNCPKHITPRFTEAEVNAAVEPLRAELLQAREELKRLREAASASGAEPARGAEPLA from the coding sequence ATGAGCCGAGCCTATTCCGACCTCGCATTCACGCCGACCGTGCGGGCCATGCAAACCCGCATGGGCAGCCGCTCCGCCTACGAAGCCCTGGATCACACCGAGGATCGCCGCGACGCACTCACTGAGCGTGAGGCTGAGTTCATCCATGCCCGCGACGGCTTCTATCAAGCCACGGTGGGAGAAACCGGCTGGCCCTATGTGCAGTTCCGCGGTGGGCCTGCTGGCTTTCTCCAGGTGCTGGACGCCAAGACCCTGGGCTATGCCGACTTCCGCGGCAATGTGCAGTACATCAGCGTCGGCAATCTGCAGGGCAATGACCGCGTTTCCATCATCCTGATGGACTACGCCCATCAACGCCGGCTGAAGATCCTGGGGCGCGTGAGGCTGGTGACGGCCGCTGAAGACCCGGCCCTGCTGGCCCGGCTGGCCCTGCCGCAGTATGAGGCGCGTGTGGAGCGCGCCATGCTGATCACCGTCGAAGCCTACGACTGGAACTGCCCCAAGCACATCACACCCCGTTTCACCGAGGCCGAGGTGAATGCAGCGGTGGAGCCGCTGCGCGCCGAGCTGCTGCAAGCCCGCGAGGAATTGAAGCGCTTGCGCGAGGCGGCCTCTGCATCAGGCGCCGAACCGGCGCGCGGAGCCGAGCCTCTGGCTTGA
- a CDS encoding carboxymuconolactone decarboxylase family protein: MSRLSIPRLETSLDAAKPLLAAVQQQLGVVPNLMKLLGHSPAALEGYLSLNSALAKGKLSVQLRERIALAIAEFNACDYCLSAHSYLGTHVAKISAAEISAARDGHSEDARSAAALRFALQVAEQRGRVTDADLAALRAADFDEASVLEIVLHVALNVLTNYVNNVAATDIDFPVVQAKSEQGR; this comes from the coding sequence ATGTCCCGTCTCAGCATTCCCCGCCTTGAAACCTCGCTCGACGCCGCCAAACCACTGCTGGCCGCCGTGCAGCAGCAACTGGGTGTGGTGCCCAATCTGATGAAGCTCCTGGGACACAGCCCTGCCGCATTGGAAGGGTATCTGTCCTTGAACTCGGCCCTGGCCAAAGGCAAGCTGAGCGTGCAACTGCGCGAACGCATTGCCCTCGCGATCGCCGAATTCAATGCCTGCGACTACTGCCTGTCCGCGCACAGCTACCTCGGCACCCACGTCGCCAAGATCAGTGCTGCAGAAATCAGTGCCGCCCGCGATGGGCACTCGGAGGATGCACGCAGCGCTGCGGCTCTGCGCTTTGCCCTCCAAGTGGCCGAGCAACGGGGCCGCGTCACGGACGCTGACCTGGCCGCCTTGCGCGCCGCTGATTTCGATGAGGCCAGCGTGCTGGAGATCGTGCTCCATGTGGCCTTGAACGTCTTGACCAACTATGTCAACAACGTCGCGGCCACGGACATCGACTTCCCTGTGGTCCAAGCCAAGTCAGAGCAAGGGCGCTGA
- a CDS encoding TetR/AcrR family transcriptional regulator, producing the protein MPKPRSATTSTHDSEGSRLPGRPRGFDRASALDLALDLFWRHGYEGVSTATLASAMGIAPPSLYAAFGNKESLYRECLDLYAQRHGAFLGDALLSDLPARACMEQALRAACRQYTDPSHAAGCMVSAAGLQGAPAHAAQHAQTEAMRLQARQAIEQRLKRARTEGELAAGTDCAALAGYFALVIQGLAIQARDGASTSSLLRMVDVAMAAWPAEASTGVRGG; encoded by the coding sequence ATGCCTAAGCCGAGATCAGCCACCACCTCTACCCATGACTCAGAGGGCAGCCGCCTGCCTGGGCGCCCGCGCGGCTTTGATCGTGCCTCGGCCCTGGACTTGGCGCTGGATCTGTTCTGGCGGCATGGCTACGAGGGCGTGTCCACGGCCACGCTGGCGAGCGCGATGGGCATCGCGCCGCCCAGCCTGTATGCAGCCTTTGGCAACAAAGAATCGCTCTATCGAGAATGCCTGGATCTCTATGCGCAACGCCACGGCGCATTTCTCGGTGACGCCTTGTTGTCCGATCTGCCGGCGCGTGCTTGCATGGAGCAGGCCTTGCGGGCGGCCTGCCGCCAGTACACCGACCCCAGTCATGCGGCGGGTTGCATGGTGTCGGCCGCCGGCCTGCAGGGGGCGCCCGCCCATGCAGCCCAGCATGCACAGACCGAAGCCATGCGCTTGCAGGCCAGGCAGGCCATCGAGCAAAGGCTCAAGCGCGCTCGCACCGAGGGTGAGTTGGCCGCAGGCACCGACTGCGCGGCCCTGGCCGGCTACTTTGCGCTGGTGATCCAGGGCTTGGCGATCCAGGCGCGCGATGGCGCCAGCACCAGCAGCTTGCTGCGCATGGTGGACGTGGCCATGGCGGCCTGGCCGGCAGAGGCGAGCACAGGGGTTCGTGGCGGCTAG
- a CDS encoding PDR/VanB family oxidoreductase translates to MKLIVHQLQRHGTDVLEIRLRHPQGQVLPPWSAGAHLRLQLPISDGQWLERHYSLIGTEGAAEEYRIAVLLDPASRGGSRWIHEQLAAGQALDVDGPFDSFPLQAEQGRTVLVAGGIGITPMHAMAHALNAAGQPFELHYLARSEDRLVLLDELRALSHAQLHLHVGANPPALEALLGTFSAGASLHACGPVPLLNALRERAAELGWPGAALHFESFGVRSQPGDRPIRVHLAQSGIAVEVQPGTSILDALIAADAFVAYDCKRGECGQCHSRVLEGSPLHRDVCLSPAQRAEGLCTCVGWASSESLTLDL, encoded by the coding sequence ATGAAACTGATCGTCCACCAATTGCAGCGTCACGGCACGGACGTGCTTGAAATCCGCCTGCGTCATCCGCAGGGTCAGGTCTTGCCTCCGTGGTCCGCTGGCGCACATCTTCGGCTGCAACTGCCGATTTCCGACGGCCAGTGGCTGGAGCGTCATTACTCCCTCATCGGCACGGAGGGCGCCGCCGAGGAGTACCGCATTGCGGTGCTGCTCGACCCGGCCTCGCGCGGCGGCTCGCGCTGGATCCATGAACAACTGGCGGCAGGGCAAGCCCTCGATGTGGACGGCCCTTTCGACAGCTTTCCCTTGCAAGCCGAGCAGGGCCGGACCGTGCTGGTGGCCGGCGGCATTGGCATCACGCCCATGCATGCCATGGCCCACGCCTTGAATGCAGCCGGCCAGCCCTTTGAGCTGCACTATCTGGCGCGCAGCGAGGACCGGCTGGTGCTGCTCGACGAGCTGCGGGCGCTGTCCCACGCGCAACTTCATCTGCATGTGGGTGCGAACCCGCCGGCGTTGGAGGCGCTGCTGGGTACTTTCAGCGCCGGCGCCAGCCTGCACGCCTGCGGTCCGGTGCCTCTGCTGAATGCGCTGCGTGAACGCGCTGCAGAGTTGGGCTGGCCGGGCGCTGCCTTGCACTTCGAGAGCTTTGGCGTCCGATCGCAGCCAGGCGACCGGCCGATTCGCGTGCATCTGGCGCAAAGCGGCATCGCAGTCGAGGTTCAGCCGGGCACCAGCATCCTCGATGCCTTGATTGCCGCCGACGCCTTCGTGGCCTACGACTGCAAGCGCGGTGAGTGCGGGCAATGCCACAGCCGCGTGCTGGAGGGCAGCCCGCTGCACCGTGACGTCTGCCTGAGCCCCGCGCAACGCGCCGAGGGCCTGTGCACCTGCGTGGGCTGGGCCAGCAGTGAAAGCCTGACCCTGGATCTTTGA
- a CDS encoding zinc-dependent alcohol dehydrogenase family protein, with protein sequence MNQQFQIRIKDAKAQLQAHTGAAPHEPAAGQVLLQVSAASLNYRDLLTLQGAASGAARDGLVPLSDAVGTVLAVGDGVRGWQVGDRASPNFFPAWVDGRFDPSHLQQALGGGNTDGVLSQKLLVSAQSLVAPAAHLSDEEAATLPCAGLTAWHAMFERGQVQAGETVLVQGTGGVALFGLQLAAAVGARVIVTSSSHAKLERARQLGAWATIHYGETPDWDQQVLSLTEGLGADHILELGGPDTYDRSIRAVASGGRIAQIGVLSGFNARPDIQSLQFKNARIDGICVGSVAQLRRLNQFMAQHRIRPVIDRVFDFEDSPAAYTHLASGQHFGKLVICL encoded by the coding sequence ATGAATCAGCAATTCCAGATTCGCATCAAGGACGCCAAAGCGCAGCTGCAGGCGCATACCGGCGCAGCCCCTCACGAGCCCGCTGCCGGCCAGGTGCTTCTGCAGGTGAGCGCGGCGAGCCTGAACTACCGCGACCTGCTCACTTTGCAAGGCGCTGCCAGCGGGGCGGCGCGCGATGGCCTTGTGCCTCTGTCTGATGCCGTCGGGACGGTGCTGGCCGTGGGCGACGGCGTGCGGGGATGGCAGGTGGGCGATCGCGCCAGCCCCAACTTCTTCCCGGCCTGGGTGGATGGCCGCTTCGACCCTTCCCATCTGCAACAAGCCCTGGGCGGCGGCAACACCGACGGGGTCTTGAGCCAGAAGCTGCTGGTGTCGGCTCAGTCGCTGGTGGCACCCGCTGCGCACCTCAGCGATGAAGAAGCCGCCACCCTGCCCTGTGCTGGCTTGACCGCCTGGCACGCCATGTTTGAGCGCGGCCAGGTCCAAGCCGGCGAGACGGTGCTGGTGCAAGGCACCGGTGGTGTGGCGCTGTTCGGGCTGCAACTGGCTGCAGCCGTGGGGGCTCGGGTGATCGTCACCTCTTCCTCGCATGCCAAGCTGGAACGTGCCCGTCAACTGGGCGCCTGGGCCACCATCCACTACGGCGAAACGCCGGACTGGGACCAGCAAGTTCTGAGCTTGACCGAGGGGCTGGGCGCGGACCACATCCTCGAGCTTGGCGGCCCGGACACCTATGACCGCTCCATCCGTGCCGTGGCCTCGGGTGGGCGCATCGCACAGATCGGCGTGCTGAGCGGCTTCAATGCGCGCCCCGACATCCAGTCGCTGCAGTTCAAGAACGCCCGCATCGACGGCATCTGCGTGGGCTCGGTGGCCCAGCTCCGGCGCCTGAACCAGTTCATGGCGCAGCACCGCATCCGCCCCGTGATTGATCGCGTGTTTGACTTCGAGGACAGCCCTGCGGCCTACACGCACCTGGCCTCCGGGCAGCATTTCGGCAAGCTGGTGATCTGCCTCTGA
- a CDS encoding pyridoxamine 5'-phosphate oxidase family protein encodes MAYAFHEGERAVQARAGESAIAVRNAGVITDTVIAGARPFIEKQVMVATATRTDRGQVWASLLFGPPGFLRSPEGRRIEIASARAQRQADDPFWQELDLGSQAGLLFIELSTRRRYRVNGHVEHVDGQHVRVAIDEAYPNCPKYIQRRHPQGVVDEASPAQPASVQRGQALDEASAALLDAADTLFIASGAPGGSLDASHRGGPAGFIERLSARRLRVPDYAGNSMFNTLGNLALDPACGLVIPDFANGRLLHLTGRAELLWDQADPKGLTGGTGRFWEFEIEAWLLREHAMALSWEFLDASPFNPKVTA; translated from the coding sequence ATGGCCTATGCATTCCATGAAGGCGAGCGTGCCGTGCAAGCACGCGCCGGAGAGTCTGCGATCGCAGTGCGCAATGCCGGTGTGATCACCGACACAGTGATCGCCGGCGCCCGCCCCTTCATCGAAAAGCAAGTCATGGTCGCCACCGCGACCCGTACGGATCGCGGCCAGGTCTGGGCTTCGCTGCTCTTCGGGCCACCTGGCTTTCTGCGCAGCCCCGAAGGGCGCCGCATCGAGATCGCGTCGGCGCGCGCGCAGCGCCAGGCCGACGACCCCTTCTGGCAGGAGCTGGACCTCGGCTCGCAGGCCGGCCTCTTGTTCATTGAGCTCTCGACCCGGCGCCGCTACCGCGTGAACGGCCATGTCGAGCATGTCGATGGGCAGCACGTACGTGTGGCCATCGATGAGGCCTACCCCAATTGCCCCAAGTACATCCAGCGACGCCATCCGCAAGGCGTCGTTGATGAAGCATCTCCTGCGCAGCCCGCGAGCGTGCAACGCGGCCAGGCCCTCGATGAAGCCAGTGCTGCACTGCTCGATGCGGCAGACACGCTCTTCATCGCCAGCGGCGCACCGGGCGGCTCGCTCGATGCCTCGCACCGTGGCGGCCCCGCTGGCTTCATTGAGCGCCTCAGCGCACGTCGCTTGCGCGTGCCCGACTATGCCGGCAACAGCATGTTCAACACCCTGGGCAATCTCGCTCTGGATCCGGCCTGCGGACTGGTGATTCCGGACTTCGCCAATGGCCGCCTCCTGCATCTGACGGGCCGCGCCGAGCTGCTCTGGGATCAGGCAGATCCGAAGGGCCTCACCGGGGGCACCGGTCGCTTTTGGGAGTTCGAGATCGAGGCCTGGTTGCTGCGCGAGCACGCCATGGCTCTGAGCTGGGAATTCCTGGACGCTTCGCCTTTCAACCCCAAGGTCACTGCATGA
- a CDS encoding glutathione S-transferase family protein, giving the protein MIAVYYAPTPNGVKIPIALEELGVPYRLVPVNLGREEQKRPDFLALNPNGRIPVIVDPDGPGGEPVSVFESGAILLYLADKFGGLMPSDPRERIRALEYLFFQVGGVGPMFGQAGWFMRQPERITVGIDRYQAESRRLTAVLETRLQEARWLAGESFSVADIAHFGWLRVADYAGVQLDHYPAVQDWLQRIASRPAVQRALHPVPSN; this is encoded by the coding sequence ATGATAGCCGTCTACTACGCCCCCACGCCCAATGGCGTGAAGATCCCCATCGCACTCGAAGAGTTGGGCGTTCCCTATCGCCTCGTGCCCGTCAATCTGGGCCGTGAAGAGCAAAAGCGCCCGGACTTTCTGGCGCTCAATCCCAATGGCCGCATCCCCGTCATCGTCGACCCCGATGGGCCGGGCGGCGAGCCGGTGTCGGTGTTCGAGTCCGGCGCCATCCTGCTCTACCTGGCCGACAAGTTTGGCGGCTTGATGCCTTCCGATCCAAGGGAGCGCATTCGGGCGCTGGAGTATTTGTTCTTCCAGGTCGGCGGCGTCGGCCCCATGTTCGGGCAAGCAGGATGGTTCATGCGCCAGCCCGAGCGCATCACCGTGGGCATTGACCGTTATCAGGCGGAATCGCGCCGCCTGACGGCCGTGCTGGAGACACGGCTGCAAGAAGCCCGCTGGCTGGCCGGCGAGAGCTTTTCGGTGGCCGATATTGCCCACTTCGGCTGGCTGCGCGTGGCCGACTATGCCGGCGTTCAACTTGATCACTACCCTGCGGTACAGGACTGGCTCCAACGCATCGCAAGTCGGCCCGCGGTTCAGCGAGCCCTCCACCCCGTCCCTAGCAACTGA
- a CDS encoding BufA1 family periplasmic bufferin-type metallophore has product MSTRRHVITALALAAAVQGAAQAAENKPSSKPAMEKCYGISLAGQNDCAAGPGTSCAGTSKVDYQGNAWKKVPVGTCVTTKTPKGQGSLTPITAITRITRVTPI; this is encoded by the coding sequence ATGAGCACTCGACGACATGTGATCACAGCCCTGGCTTTGGCTGCGGCTGTGCAGGGCGCAGCCCAGGCCGCAGAGAACAAGCCAAGCAGCAAGCCTGCCATGGAAAAGTGTTACGGCATCTCACTGGCCGGGCAGAACGACTGCGCCGCTGGCCCTGGCACCAGTTGCGCCGGGACCTCCAAGGTGGACTATCAAGGCAATGCCTGGAAGAAGGTGCCCGTCGGTACCTGCGTCACCACCAAGACCCCGAAAGGCCAGGGATCGCTCACGCCGATCACGGCGATCACGCGAATCACGCGGGTCACCCCGATCTAG
- a CDS encoding dihydrolipoyl dehydrogenase, producing MREHHVDVAIIGSGTAGMSAYRAALAHSPRVLAIEGGPYGTTCARVGCMPSKLLIAAAEAAHAVAEAGRFGVYIDRPARIDGAAVMARVRSERDRFVGFVTEAVQAWAPEHRLQGWARFTAPQTLEVKGHDGELHRVHAARIVIATGSEPHIEPAWSAALGDRLIRNDELFDWRTLPQAVLVLGTGVIALELAQALHRLGVRVRVLGRSQRVGPLTDPALQALARELFSSELALSLNQATPHLRREGDEVLLELDGRVERFDFALAAAGRHPLLAGLGLEHSGLPLQADGRLPFDPHTGQVGNSPVFIAGDANGERELLHEAADEGRIAGDNAGRWPDVRVRPRRAPLAIVFSDPQMAIAGRSHAELQAAGTPFLAGQVSFADQGRSRVMGVNRGALHIYAEVGSGRLLGAEMLGPRAEHLAHLLAWSVQRGDTVQQMLDSPFYHPVIEEGLRTALRLLQRDLRMGPPPVERCLDCGPGA from the coding sequence ATGCGTGAGCACCATGTTGACGTCGCCATCATCGGCAGCGGTACGGCCGGCATGTCCGCCTACCGTGCGGCCCTGGCACATAGCCCCCGAGTGCTCGCCATCGAAGGCGGCCCCTACGGCACCACCTGCGCCCGTGTGGGCTGCATGCCCAGCAAGCTGCTGATCGCAGCCGCCGAGGCGGCCCACGCCGTGGCCGAAGCCGGGCGCTTTGGCGTGTACATCGACAGGCCTGCTCGTATCGATGGCGCCGCCGTGATGGCCCGGGTGCGCAGCGAGCGCGATCGCTTTGTGGGCTTTGTCACCGAAGCCGTACAGGCCTGGGCACCGGAACACCGCCTGCAGGGCTGGGCGCGCTTCACCGCACCCCAGACGCTAGAAGTGAAAGGCCATGACGGCGAACTGCATCGGGTGCATGCAGCGCGCATCGTCATCGCCACCGGCTCCGAGCCTCATATCGAGCCGGCCTGGTCAGCAGCACTGGGTGACCGGCTGATCCGCAACGATGAACTGTTCGATTGGCGGACCCTGCCCCAAGCGGTGCTGGTGCTGGGCACTGGCGTGATTGCGCTGGAGCTGGCCCAGGCCTTGCATCGCCTGGGTGTTCGGGTGCGCGTGCTCGGCCGCAGCCAGCGCGTGGGCCCGCTGACCGACCCGGCGCTGCAGGCCTTGGCACGCGAGTTGTTCAGCAGCGAACTGGCGCTGTCCCTGAACCAAGCCACCCCCCATCTGCGGCGCGAGGGCGATGAGGTCCTGCTGGAACTGGACGGGCGTGTGGAGCGCTTTGACTTCGCCCTGGCGGCCGCAGGGCGCCATCCGCTACTGGCAGGCCTGGGGCTGGAGCACAGCGGCCTGCCCCTGCAAGCCGATGGGCGCTTGCCCTTCGACCCCCACACCGGGCAGGTCGGCAACAGCCCGGTCTTCATCGCTGGCGATGCCAATGGTGAGCGGGAGCTGCTGCATGAGGCCGCCGACGAAGGCCGCATTGCGGGCGACAACGCCGGCCGCTGGCCCGATGTGCGCGTGCGGCCACGCCGTGCGCCCTTGGCCATCGTGTTCAGCGATCCGCAAATGGCCATCGCCGGGCGCAGCCACGCCGAATTGCAGGCGGCGGGCACGCCGTTTCTCGCCGGCCAGGTGTCCTTTGCCGACCAGGGCCGCAGCCGCGTGATGGGCGTCAACCGCGGCGCGCTGCATATCTACGCCGAAGTGGGCAGCGGGCGCTTGCTGGGCGCAGAGATGCTAGGGCCACGCGCCGAGCATCTCGCCCATCTGCTCGCCTGGTCGGTGCAGCGCGGTGACACCGTGCAGCAGATGCTGGACAGCCCCTTCTACCACCCGGTCATCGAAGAAGGCCTGCGCACCGCGCTGCGCTTGTTGCAGCGCGACTTGCGCATGGGCCCACCGCCCGTGGAACGTTGCCTGGACTGCGGACCGGGCGCTTGA
- a CDS encoding nuclear transport factor 2 family protein produces the protein MSTTSPDAPRPPLPPFSRETAIQKVRAAEDAWNTRDAKRVTQAYTANSRWRNRAEIFQGREAIQAFLERKWAKEQEYRLIKELWAVSENRIAVRFAYEWRDDSGQWYRAYGNENWEFDALGYMAVRHASINDLPIKPEERKFHWPQGRRPDDHPSLSDLGL, from the coding sequence ATGAGCACAACATCCCCCGACGCCCCGCGCCCCCCATTGCCTCCGTTCAGCCGTGAGACGGCGATTCAAAAGGTCCGCGCGGCAGAAGACGCATGGAACACGCGCGATGCCAAGCGCGTGACCCAGGCCTACACGGCCAACAGCCGATGGCGCAACCGGGCAGAGATCTTCCAGGGTCGTGAGGCCATCCAGGCCTTTCTGGAACGCAAATGGGCCAAGGAGCAGGAGTACCGCCTGATCAAGGAACTGTGGGCCGTCAGCGAGAACCGCATCGCCGTGCGCTTCGCCTACGAATGGCGCGACGACTCGGGCCAGTGGTACCGCGCCTACGGCAACGAGAACTGGGAATTCGACGCCTTGGGCTATATGGCGGTGCGCCATGCCAGCATCAATGACCTGCCCATCAAGCCCGAAGAGCGCAAGTTCCACTGGCCCCAAGGCCGCCGCCCGGATGATCATCCCTCGCTGAGTGATCTGGGCCTGTGA